The Agelaius phoeniceus isolate bAgePho1 chromosome Z, bAgePho1.hap1, whole genome shotgun sequence genomic interval GGATCCATGCAGTTGATATTTCCATTGACTTCAGTAAGATTTAAGAAAGAATGATGTCAAATATAAAAGGGAtggaggagaaagggaataatacataaagaatttttattctttaatttaaaatcaatTAAAAGCAAATCAGTGGGGTTTGAGTCAGCTTGAGCTAACTGGAATTGGTCCACTCAAACCTGCTGGACCAGATGAATAGGAAATTAGAGCTTAGGGCATTAGCAATTTCTTTCAATATGCTCGTTGTAATGGCTTTTTTCTATTGCATTTGTGTAATGACTTCCTCACACTGCCATTAGGGAAGCATCTCAGGTATTTCATGGTGAgctttttggcttttctttccaAGATGGCAGCAGCATTACACAAGAATCATGGGTAACCCTATCACAACATTTTCAAACTTTGAATAAAAAAGATGTTACCCTAACATTTCTTTTGATGATCTCTCTGTCCATTAGCAGCCTTCCTTCCGAGAGTTCAATTCCAGCGAGGGGGATGAGGACTTCTCCAATGACATCATCTCTGGAAAATCTGTCAAAGCTCAAGATCATGAAGTGAAGTGTTAAGTCTTGAATTTGGCTGTAGGGGATCCCATAAAATGTAAAAGTCTCATCGAAAGCTGGATCTAAGGTTTTTCTCAGCACTCTGGTTTTCACCTTGTGCTTTTTCTCAGGCAGGATTGTCATTTTGATGTAGGGATCAGAAGTCATTGACTGTTCATCCATTGCTGGCAGCCCACGAGCTTCTTTGATGTTCACTACAAATGCTTTTTTCTCAAAGTTGTACtctaaagagaaaaagagagttCCTAGCTTGTCTTGTTTATCTTCAGATGACAGAGAAGCGATGGATTTTAGGCTATCAGGAGATACTGaatctttcttcctttctgcaaAATGCTTAGGAGATGAGTTTTCAGGATCTGGAGAGCCCTGCAtttttgtggttgttttggGGAAATTGCCATTTAGATCTCTTTTCTCCAGGTCAAGATGGAGAGAGTTCTTTGGCATTGCTGATTTGTTCTTTGCTTCACTTTTCTCATCTGCTCCAAACTTCTTCTTGCTGTTGAGATTCTCAGGGTAGATATCGACCCCCTTCAGAACATGGACAAACTTGTATGGAGGGGTCTTATTGGACTTGGAAGATTTGCGTTGGCAGCAGATCCAAGCAAATAGGGAGACAGAGAAGACAAGGCCAAATGCACTAAAGATCCCAACCACTGTAGGAATTTCATctgaaaatcaaataaataGCAACAAGCACATAAGCAGCAGTACCTTGAATTCTGCATGATATTTAATGAAGCAATAATTTAGTAAAACAAACTGATACGAGACAGTGATATCAGCAGGACTGACAGACTGGAAGTGCTCTGCATTGTACACATTGCTCGCCACCTGCAGGCACCAGTGTGCAGTCCCACTCTAAGGCACGCTTGTTATGCTAGTATTTTTCCATACACGCAGAGTTAGGGAGGAGAATACTATTCCCATCCTAATAATAATCACTGTTCGCAATTTCTCTACTCTCTCAACCTTCTGTGTGTAGTTTCTGAGCTTGTGTGTCAGCTTTGAGTTTATGGAGGTTTGTTGGTTTACTAAAACACACTCTGAAATATATATTACTTTTAGATACATCATCTGCTTTCCATAGTGTTTCGTAGAATACTTTGTGCACTCAATTAGCTATTTTCTATGGTCTGTTCACATAATTGCCTGTAGGTATCTCTTGAAATAAGTGAGTTTAATTGGAGGTTATAGCACTCAACAGTTTCACTGGGATTTTCAATACTTTGCAGGAGGAAGTCTATCAAGAAAATTTGGGATAATTATATAGCAAGTGTCTTTTCCAGATGGATGTGATATTAGGTAGCACATGTGAGTTCAAAGCTGAAAAAATCATGTTAAGTTTATCAATGTTAACTGCTAAGCATTTAAGACACTGAAGCAAAGCTTATGGGGAGTTTACAGAAAGGGTCAGTACTTCTTATGAGTAGATAGGAAAAAATGTTATAATTCCTCCACAGTTTAATATGCATTCTACACTTACGCTGAATAAAGAGAAACCTGGGCAAGTGTTACAACCTCCTTTGCCAAGTGGATATATTATTTACATATGGAGTATCATTAGCCCTTCAAAGCACGCATCGAAGGGTAAATGAGCACAACTAATTAGAAATCCAATTTTGCCCATAAGTAACATTACTAAGTGAGTTTAAACCTCCCACAATGTAACAATCAGAGCTTCACCTTTATTCCCTGCAACAGTGGACGTACAATGGAATATTAATGTCATGACATTGTTTATGCATAAAGGCAATTATGTAACAGTTCTGTTTCTCTCTGGTCATTCTGGAGGAGTAAAGAGGAACTGTCCCCCTGTATTACTAAATCAGATTCATACGGTCAAAAGCTGAGCAGATAAATGTGCTGCCAATACACCTTTGCTTTTTAGTGTGatgattcagaaaaaaaaaaaatccacaacaaTACTATCAGAGCAAAGTAGGACATAATGTTCCAGCTCAGAAAGGATCAGGCCTGGCTATTAATTTTTTATGACAACTTTCCTGATGCCTACAAGCTGTACTAGTCTATACACTGAATTGCAGGAACTTAATAAAATGACTGACAACCATATTTGTGagcaaaaagtatttttcctaACTTAAGCACATGGTTTTGAGTTTCAAGAATTCCCCGGGCTGCATAAATTTAAATATACATGGTATAAATAGAAAGTTAAAAGTATTTGAAAACTAATCAGAATACTTTAATATCTTTTAGGAATGGTTTGTACATTTACAATACTTTTTCATGAGATAGAATACTTTTTATAGTAACAGATATTATAATCTACTTTAATTCTACAACCACTGAAAGTAGTGGTAGAATCAATTTGatgtttaaaatattaattatctTTCTTAAATAAGTAATTAGACAAGCATGATGTCACAAGTGTGGTTAGAAACCTCAAGTGGGTGGAATAGGAAAGAAGATGAAATGGTAACTAAAATGGTTTTATATTTACAACTAATTGTGTCACAAAATGAATTTCTTGCTTTTGTCATAATCAATTGGTTAACATTCAAGGCAGTGCATTAATAGAAAACATCACCTACTGATTCTGAGAGAAGTTATTATTCCAGTTACGTGATACAAATCTGGAGTCTCTTCACTAAGTCAGTGGAATGATCCTTGAATCAAACCACTGCTAAAGCAATCCTAATGTAGTTTAGAGTCAATATTTGTAAATCAAAGTGCAGAAATATTCCCTCTTACTGTTTTTCTCACTAAAGCAAGTTATGCATGCATTTTATAAGTGCACATACATGACTGCTTCTGAAACTTCCGATACCTCACTACATCCAGGGCATAGAAATGACACAACTGAAAAGTTCATTGTGATCTTTGTTATTCTCATTGAAACCGGGTTGGTTAAGGTGCAGCTGTTCAGCTAAAAACACTGAAATCCTGTGTTTTCATCTTCCTAGCAATGTCCTTTCACTTTAACTAATGATTGACCTACAATAAGAATAAAAGGAATGACAATTATTTCAAGAATGACTTGAACAAAGATTTTCTCTGTGGCATTTACATCATGTAACTCTTGATGCACATTACTTTAACAGAGACCCAGAAAACAGCACCGAACCCCTCTCATCCAAAACCGCACCTACAAAAATCTCTTTATCTCTTCCGGTACTTTACCAGGGAGGAGGAACggggagagaggaaggaagagagattagggaaagaaagcaaattcaCACAACTTCTGAGACCTGAAGAGAACTGGGGAGAAAACCAGGTCCCTCCCAACAAGCTGCGTGCTGGGAGGCACCgggaggctcagcagaggctgctctTCTCCCGGGGTGGGGAGCATCGCCCGGCCTCGGGTGCGGGGAGCCGGGACGCGCTTACCGAACTGCTGGCGGCTGTCCGCTATTGGAGCCATGTTGGTGGGCGAGTGATGTCCGCGGGGCTGGAGCCTCTGTCCGGGGCTGGAGCCGCTGTCCGCGGTGCTGGAGCCGCTGTCCGCGGTGCTGGAGCCGCTGTCCGCGGTGCTGGAGCCGCTGTCCGGGATGCGGGAGCCGCCTCCCCGGATGCCAAGCGACCCGCCCGGGGCACTGAGCTCGCTGCCCGGCTGTCCCCTGGCTCTGCGCTCTCACGGCGCCTGGATAACCGTCTTTGCCAGCgcggttaaaaaaaaaaaaaaaaattacagagagaggggaaaaaacaagcaacaacaaaaaccacccaaaacccaGAGACACGAGCAGTGGGGAcagtggaggaggaggctgcgacGGGACTGGAGGAGAGGGGGGAGGGGAACCTTCGGTCCTCCCCTTTGCACACTGATTTGCAACCCCCTTCCTGTTTTGGCTCTTCTGAGTAGCTCTGCTCTGAGACTGAGTACGTGGTTGAAACCCAAATTGACGCAATCCTGACGCTACAGGGCTGAAATCAGCACCTTTCCCgcctccctccccccctccctAGCCACCacaccctccctcccttcctctctgtctctctctctccctttctacaccctcctcctccccctctccccatccctgtcttGGGATTGAACACGCACTCATCGATTATTTTAACTGCCTTGCTGCAGGTTA includes:
- the SYT4 gene encoding synaptotagmin-4 isoform X2, with the translated sequence MAPIADSRQQFDEIPTVVGIFSAFGLVFSVSLFAWICCQRKSSKSNKTPPYKFVHVLKGVDIYPENLNSKKKFGADEKSEAKNKSAMPKNSLHLDLEKRDLNGNFPKTTTKMQGSPDPENSSPKHFAERKKDSVSPDSLKSIASLSSEDKQDKLGTLFFSLEYNFEKKAFVVNIKEARGLPAMDEQSMTSDPYIKMTILPEKKHKVKTRVLRKTLDPAFDETFTFYGIPYSQIQDLTLHFMILSFDRFSRDDVIGEVLIPLAGIELSEGRLLMDREIIKRNKSSGRGELLVSLCYQSTTNTLTVVVLKARHLPKSDVSGLSDPYVKVNLYHAKKRISKKKTHVKKCTPNAVFNELFVFDIPCEGLDDISIEFLVLDSDRGSRNEVIGRLTLGSSAEGTGGEHWKEICEYPRRQIAKWHMLCDG
- the SYT4 gene encoding synaptotagmin-4 isoform X1 yields the protein MAPIADSRQQFDEIPTVVGIFSAFGLVFSVSLFAWICCQRKSSKSNKTPPYKFVHVLKGVDIYPENLNSKKKFGADEKSEAKNKSAMPKNSLHLDLEKRDLNGNFPKTTTKMQGSPDPENSSPKHFAERKKDSVSPDSLKSIASLSSEDKQDKLGTLFFSLEYNFEKKAFVVNIKEARGLPAMDEQSMTSDPYIKMTILPEKKHKVKTRVLRKTLDPAFDETFTFYGIPYSQIQDLTLHFMILSFDRFSRDDVIGEVLIPLAGIELSEGRLLMDREIIKRNVRKSSGRGELLVSLCYQSTTNTLTVVVLKARHLPKSDVSGLSDPYVKVNLYHAKKRISKKKTHVKKCTPNAVFNELFVFDIPCEGLDDISIEFLVLDSDRGSRNEVIGRLTLGSSAEGTGGEHWKEICEYPRRQIAKWHMLCDG